Proteins encoded together in one Telopea speciosissima isolate NSW1024214 ecotype Mountain lineage chromosome 4, Tspe_v1, whole genome shotgun sequence window:
- the LOC122657983 gene encoding cysteine-tryptophan domain-containing zinc finger protein 7-like isoform X1: MLSVGSRDGRKGLGFAVGGEMEEIELEEGEACDYQDDNASIDPDVALSYIDEKLQDVLGHFQKDFEGGVSAENLGAKFGGYGSFLPTYQRSPSVWSQPRSPPKVQNNNMQRSPNHLSLEGVHQNSSVPSSAPFAVRLGPASSSAAAPPVSRVPSVDNSVKRDVCSYPARASVEFSPKHECVNKPVNPNDQKTLKVRIKVGPESTSVKKNAEIYSGLGLDMSPSSSFDDSPAESGGLSPESRNSPDESPTIILQIMTSFPVPGGLLLSPLRDSLLRLSENEKLQRDGRSGPEYKGSQESSGVLVDDSSSVVGISEVVGERKIKSMEKNNRSLEVKNGSGKDFGNDITSLLKKEIDIETTAGRELVSNALKLSLLSSSKFSIGDTAKGAVKAPDISRVANKVVVKEKVFSSDLAKEEALESVPSQDVDVVDKQSAKISSADKVLDLRKDRSKGNKSYDICVTESDATKGRKDLDGGITAAPKQKVGQKATSHEQDGVKRPHVKEQLSSSGKKKSKGSQSDGTPAAEFPKESLKLVSSSASKDKKRNSQAGDYPLKSKSDDVKSRKDLGKTMDNHRDSISESVVEKAEDRVDSLEMPFKDRQNDSKPEFFDKEAHTLSDKPKHRSSGTKVGNQLASEAYPRATLTVAPLMENRPVSDAVHPLPPSVVIKENWVGCDKCQKWRLLPFGMEPTVLPEKWLCSMLNWLPGKNRCDISEEETTRALYAAYQTPVTEGQNNMHSQLDAAASGVTLDEVQRLDQNHHNLSLRALPSSAKKRHGLKEVSSAANHMGSIHFSSSTKKNQQPSAKSRSLNDVNQLPLESNLVNKPVFQQLSKSGDLAVDKRMHKQKEKQKLLESYLDGGVSKHSKTKSKREADQNEYRSSKKVKTEGMYYTDEEWNSDLGIAQPCSSSGLPAKAPGKDPNKFNEHFSLKDSKHEGKDSFPVSAKKLKDRVQNSLDGGAAQDLAKSNKMDAAAKKRKVKEWQENQIYLDPSSGHHFQDSRGSVKEETSESERPKEKKAKASKSEAKESSTSKGDGRTDKKGQVTKILLSGSRDQPVDGVEEGGTFCMDKGEQLGQYRGVKKGSQRSVDVVDSLKKDLGYGQPSMATTSSSSKVSGSRKTKTNFQEVRGSPVESVSSSPLRFSNPEKLISAGRDMLGKDDAMNCGVSVMGSPRRFSDGEGDGGSDRSGMVRKEKTFSVLHHGALESPVLDYQDKEADHTFIGKGNMQVESSSEFENTHLVNGDARTTDRHNRYQNDPWAKDHDPNEERVNNGHYRVNGSLPRKSGMGSSSRSKEKHRSSKSGFDKGKVKLSDSFSEQEDMYAMKSSRYEAETESHDRSPYHQEIREGKYSFQDKCAAKSNKNEKTYSGKKDSVGKWSSESSRRENQSKLGGHEGADVKLGATCSKDGKSNAQQNILQGREGERSSSRFLSDKNDKMDVASGRGKSQFFPHSVDKQETQTRCPRTMPVGASDGLLVDASGSGGDALKVSSHPRKPDNHNGASHSNLRHPTPNGLVGVRDLNAPSPARRDSSGQAAANTALKEAKALKHSADRLKDPGSELERTGLYFEAALKFLYGASLLEPFSNEATRSKNVYGETAMLCGFCAHEYEKFKEMAAAAMAYKCMEVAHMKVIYSKHFTASKDQIELQNALKVVPGESPSSSASDIDNLNNQAAVDKIAVTKDNSSQVAGNHVIVARNRPTFERLLGFTRDVTSAMEASRKSQNAFGAANASLEESQLGEGISFVKRVLEFSFHDVEGLLRLVRLAMQVISR; encoded by the exons atgcTCTCTGTGGGGAGTAGGGATGGGAGGAAGGGGTTAGGGTTTGCTGTTGGAGGAGAGATGGAAGAGATTGAACTCGAAGAAGGTGAGGCTTGCGATTACCAGGACGACAACGCAAGCATCGACCCTGATGTTGCTCTCTCTTATATC GATGAGAAGCTTCAAGATGTCTTGGGCCATTTTCAAAAGGATTTTGAAGGTGGGGTTTCTGCAGAAAATTTGG GGGCAAAATTTGGTGGGTATGGTTCGTTTTTACCCACTTATCAACGCTCTCCTTCAGTTTGGTCTCAACCAAGAAGTCCACCGAAAGTGCAGAACAACAATATGCAAAGATCACCAAACCATTTGTCACTGGAG GGTGTGCATCAGAACTCTTCAGTTCCATCAAGTGCACCCTTTGCCGTCAGGCTTGGACCTGCTTCTAGCAGTGCAGCAGCACCACCTGTTTCAAGGGTCCCATCTGTGGACAATTCTGTTAAAAGAGATGTCTGCTCGTATCCTGCTCGTGCCTCTGTTGAATTCAGTCCCAAACATGAGTGTGTAAATAAACCGGTCAATCCAAATGACCAGAAAACACTAAAGGTTCGAATTAAAGTAGGTCCGGAGAGCACTTCAGTAAAAAAGAATGCTGAGATCTACAGTGGTCTTGGCCTTGATATGTCTCCTTCATCATCATTTGATGATAGCCCCGCTGAAAGTGGAGGGCTGTCTCCTGAATCTCGAAATTCTCCCGATGAATCTCCAACTATTATACTTCAG ATTATGACATCTTTTCCGGTCCCTGGTGGTCTCTTGCTATCGCCTCTTCGTGATAGTCTGCTTCGCTTATCAGAAAACGAAAAACTTCAAAGAGACGGTAGAAGTGGGCCCGAGTACAAGGGTAGCCAGGAAAGTTCTGGCGTGCTAGTGGACGATTCTTCTTCTGTAGTGGGGATTAGTGAAGTGGTGGGAGAAAGGAAAATTAAGTCAATGGAGAAAAATAATAGATCTTTGGAAGTGAAGAATGGGAGTGGTAAGGATTTTGGGAATGACATTACCTCTCttttgaagaaggaaatcgaCATTGAGACCACAGCTGGCAGGGAGCTTGTTTCTAATGCCTTGAAACTTTCACTTTTATCCAGCTCAAAATTTAGTATAGGAGACACAGCAAAAGGTGCGGTCAAGGCTCCTGATATTTCTAGGGTAGCTAATAAGGTTGTGGTGAAGGAGAAAGTATTCTCTTCTGACTTAGCGAAGGAGGAAGCCTTGGAGTCGGTGCCCAGCCAAGATGTGGATGTGGTTGATAAGCAGAGTGCAAAGATTAGTTCTGCAGACAAGGTATTGGACCTGAGGAAAGATAGGAGCAAAGGTAACAAGAGCTATGACATATGTGTAACTGAATCAGATGCTACCAAGGGGAGGAAAGATCTTGATGGTGGAATCACAGCTGCTCCAAAACAGAAGGTTGGGCAGAAAGCCACATCCCATGAGCAGGATGGAGTGAAGAGGCCCCATGTTAAGGAGCAGCTATCTTCCAgtggaaaaaagaaatcaaagggaAGCCAAAGTGATGGAACCCCTGCTGCAGAGTTCCCGAAGGAAAGCTTGAAGCTTGTTTCTTCTTCAGCATCAAAAGATAAGAAGAGAAATAGCCAAGCTGGTGATTACCCGTTGAAAAGTAAATCAGATGATGTTAAATCACGTAAAGACTTGGGCAAGACCATGGACAATCATAGGGATTCAATAAGTGAGTCGGTAGTGGAGAAAGCTGAGGATAGAGTAGATTCTTTGGAAATGCCTTTTAAAGACCGGCAGAATGACTCAAAGCCTGAGTTTTTTGATAAAGAGGCTCACACATTGTCAGACAAACCAAAACACAGATCAAGTGGTACAAAGGTGGGTAATCAATTGGCATCAGAGGCATATCCAAGGGCAACCCTGACAGTTGCTCCTTTAATGGAAAATAGGCCTGTTTCTGATGCAGTTCATCCACTTCCACCTTCTGTTGTTATAAAAGAAAATTGGGTTGGCTGTGATAAATGTCAAAAATGGCGTCTTCTACCGTTTGGCATGGAGCCCACAGTCCTTCCAGAGAAGTGGCTTTGCAGCATGCTTAATTGGCT GCCTGGAAAGAACCGGTGTGATATTAGCGAAGAAGAAACAACAAGAGCTCTGTATGCGGCATACCAAACCCCTGTCACCGAGGGTCAGAATAATATGCATAGTCAGCTTGATGCAGCTGCATCAGGAGTAACCTTGGATGAGGTCCAGCGTCTTGACCAAAACCACCATAATCTTAGTTTGCGGGCTCTGCCTAGCAGTGCAAAGAAGAGACATGGTTTGAAGGAAGTATCAAGTGCAGCTAACCACATGGGGTCCATTCACTTTTCAAGTTCTACAAAGAAGAATCAACAGCCGTCTGCCAAGAGTAGAAGCTTAAATGATGTGAACCAACTTCCTTTGGAATCCAATCTTGTGAACAAGCCCGTCTTCCAGCAATTAAGCAAGTCAGGTGACTTGGCTGTGGATAAACGCATGCATAAACAGAAAGAGAAGCAGAAGCTGCTTGAATCCTATTTGGATGGAG GTGTTTCCAAGCACTCAAAAacaaagagcaagagagaagctGATCAGAATGAATATAGATCTTCTAAGAAAGTGAAGACAGAAGGCATGTATTATACTGATGAAGAATGGAATTCTGACCTTGGGATTGCCCAGCCCTGCTCAAGTAGTGGTTTGCCAGCTAAGGCACCTGGAAAGGATCCGAACAAATTTAATGAGCACTTCTCTTTGAAGGATTCAAAGCATGAGGGCAAAGACAGTTTCCCTGTTTCTGCAAAGAAACTTAAGGATCGAGTTCAGAATTCTTTGGATGGAGGGGCTGCCCAGGATTTGGCAAAATCCAATAAAATGGATGCCGCTGCTAAGAAGAGGAAAGTGAAGGAGTGGCAGGAGAATCAGATTTATCTAGATCCAAGTAGTGGACATCACTTCCAGGACAGCAGGGGTTCTGTGAAGGAGGAGACCAGTGAAAGTGAACGCCCGAAGGAGAAGAAGGCCAAGGCTTCTAAGTCTGAGGCAAAGGAGTCCAGCACGAGTAAGGGGGATGGTAGAACAGACAAAAAGGGTCAGGTGACCAAAATCCTCTTGTCCGGAAGTAGAGATCAACCAGTTGATGGAGTGGAAGAAGGGGGCACATTTTGTATGGATAAGGGTGAACAACTGGGGCAATATCGAGGAGTAAAAAAAGGGTCTCAACGGAGCGTGGATGTTGTAGATTCATTAAAAAAGGATCTTGGATATGGACAGCCTTCCATGGCTACTACTTCCAGTTCTTCAAAAGTTTCGGGATCTCGTAAAACTAAAACCAACTTCCAGGAAGTGAGAGGTTCACCGGTAGAATCAGTTTCATCTTCTCCTTTGAGGTTTTCCAATCCAGAAAAGCTTATATCGGCAGGAAGAGATATGTTAGGAAAAGATGATGCAATGAACTGTGGTGTCTCTGTTATGGGTAGCCCAAGAAGATTCTCTGATGGGGAAGGGGATGGTGGGAGTGATCGGTCTGGTATGGTAAGGAAGGAGAAAACTTTTTCTGTGTTACATCATGGAGCCCTGGAGTCTCCTGTTCTGGATTATCAGGACAAGGAAGCTGATCACACATTTATTGGAAAAGGGAACATGCAGGTTGAATCTTCTTCTGAATTTGAaaacacccatttggtgaaTGGTGATGCTCGTACCACAGATAGGCATAACCGATATCAGAATGATCCATGGGCCAAGGACCATGACCCCAATGAGGAGAGGGTAAACAACGGTCATTACCGTGTTAATGGTTCTCTTCCTCGGAAGTCTGGGATGGGGTCCTCGTCACGGTCTAAAGAGAAGCACAGAAGTTCCAAGTCTGGTTTTGATAAGGGTAAGGTCAAGCTCTCTGATTCATTCAGCGAGCAGGAAGACATGTATGCAATGAAGAGCTCGAGGTATGAGGCAGAGACTGAATCTCATGACCGTTCTCCTTATCATCAAGAAATAAGGGAAGGGAAATACAGCTTTCAGGATAAATGTGCTGCAAAGTCTAATAAGAATGAGAAGACTTACTCGGGTAAGAAAGATTCTGTAGGGAAATGGTCAAGTGAAAGCAGTAGAAGAGAAAATCAATCGAAACTTGGGGGACATGAGGGTGCTGATGTGAAATTGGGTGCCACTTGCAGCAAGGATGGGAAATCCAACGCACAGCAAAATATACTGCAGGGTCGTGAGGGTGAGAGGTCCTCTAGTCGGTTTCTTTCAGACAAAAATGATAAGATGGATGTAGCATCGGGGAGAGGGAAGTCGCAATTCTTCCCACATTCTGTGGATAAACAGGAAACACAGACTCGATGTCCCCGAACAATGCCAGTAGGTGCATCTGATGGTTTGCTTGTTGATGCTtctggtagtggtggtgatgcatTGAAAGTTTCAAGTCACCCTAGGAAGCCTGATAACCATAATGGAGCTAGTCATAGTAATTTGAGACATCCTACACCCAATGGTCTTGTCGGGGTCAGGGATCTCAATGCTCCAAGTCCAGCTAGAAGGGATTCCTCTGGTCAGGCTGCTGCTAATACTGCGTTGAAGGAAGCCAAAGCTCTAAAACACTCTGCTGATCGTCTCAAG GATCCTGGCTCAGAACTTGAAAGGACTGGGCTATACTTTGAGGCGGCTTTAAAGTTTCTTTATGGTGCCTCACTTTTAGAACCTTTTAGCAATGAGGCTACCAGATCCAAGAATGTGTACGGTGAAACTGCCATGCTATGCGG
- the LOC122657983 gene encoding cysteine-tryptophan domain-containing zinc finger protein 7-like isoform X3, with the protein MLSVGSRDGRKGLGFAVGGEMEEIELEEGEACDYQDDNASIDPDVALSYIDEKLQDVLGHFQKDFEGGVSAENLGAKFGGYGSFLPTYQRSPSVWSQPRSPPKVQNNNMQRSPNHLSLEGVHQNSSVPSSAPFAVRLGPASSSAAAPPVSRVPSVDNSVKRDVCSYPARASVEFSPKHECVNKPVNPNDQKTLKVRIKVGPESTSVKKNAEIYSGLGLDMSPSSSFDDSPAESGGLSPESRNSPDESPTIILQIMTSFPVPGGLLLSPLRDSLLRLSENEKLQRDGRSGPEYKGSQESSGVLVDDSSSVVGISEVVGERKIKSMEKNNRSLEVKNGSGKDFGNDITSLLKKEIDIETTAGRELVSNALKLSLLSSSKFSIGDTAKGAVKAPDISRVANKVVVKEKVFSSDLAKEEALESVPSQDVDVVDKQSAKISSADKVLDLRKDRSKGNKSYDICVTESDATKGRKDLDGGITAAPKQKVGQKATSHEQDGVKRPHVKEQLSSSGKKKSKGSQSDGTPAAEFPKESLKLVSSSASKDKKRNSQAGDYPLKSKSDDVKSRKDLGKTMDNHRDSISESVVEKAEDRVDSLEMPFKDRQNDSKPEFFDKEAHTLSDKPKHRSSGTKVGNQLASEAYPRATLTVAPLMENRPVSDAVHPLPPSVVIKENWVGCDKCQKWRLLPFGMEPTVLPEKWLCSMLNWLPGKNRCDISEEETTRALYAAYQTPVTEGQNNMHSQLDAAASGVTLDEVQRLDQNHHNLSLRALPSSAKKRHGLKEVSSAANHMGSIHFSSSTKKNQQPSAKSRSLNDVNQLPLESNLVNKPVFQQLSKSGDLAVDKRMHKQKEKQKLLESYLDGGVSKHSKTKSKREADQNEYRSSKKVKTEGMYYTDEEWNSDLGIAQPCSSSGLPAKAPGKDPNKFNEHFSLKDSKHEGKDSFPVSAKKLKDRVQNSLDGGAAQDLAKSNKMDAAAKKRKVKEWQENQIYLDPSSGHHFQDSRGSVKEETSESERPKEKKAKASKSEAKESSTSKGDGRTDKKGQVTKILLSGSRDQPVDGVEEGGTFCMDKGEQLGQYRGVKKGSQRSVDVVDSLKKDLGYGQPSMATTSSSSKVSGSRKTKTNFQEVRGSPVESVSSSPLRFSNPEKLISAGRDMLGKDDAMNCGVSVMGSPRRFSDGEGDGGSDRSGMVRKEKTFSVLHHGALESPVLDYQDKEADHTFIGKGNMQVESSSEFENTHLVNGDARTTDRHNRYQNDPWAKDHDPNEERVNNGHYRVNGSLPRKSGMGSSSRSKEKHRSSKSGFDKGKVKLSDSFSEQEDMYAMKSSRYEAETESHDRSPYHQEIREGKYSFQDKCAAKSNKNEKTYSGKKDSVGKWSSESSRRENQSKLGGHEGADVKLGATCSKDGKSNAQQNILQGREGERSSSRFLSDKNDKMDVASGRGKSQFFPHSVDKQETQTRCPRTMPVGASDGLLVDASGSGGDALKVSSHPRKPDNHNGASHSNLRHPTPNGLVGVRDLNAPSPARRDSSGQAAANTALKEAKALKHSADRLKDPGSELERTGLYFEAALKFLYGASLLEPFSNEATRSKNVYGETAMLCGFCAHEYEKFKEMAAAAMAYKCMEVAHMKVIYSKHFTASKDQIELQNALKVVPRQESLHPRQPQILIT; encoded by the exons atgcTCTCTGTGGGGAGTAGGGATGGGAGGAAGGGGTTAGGGTTTGCTGTTGGAGGAGAGATGGAAGAGATTGAACTCGAAGAAGGTGAGGCTTGCGATTACCAGGACGACAACGCAAGCATCGACCCTGATGTTGCTCTCTCTTATATC GATGAGAAGCTTCAAGATGTCTTGGGCCATTTTCAAAAGGATTTTGAAGGTGGGGTTTCTGCAGAAAATTTGG GGGCAAAATTTGGTGGGTATGGTTCGTTTTTACCCACTTATCAACGCTCTCCTTCAGTTTGGTCTCAACCAAGAAGTCCACCGAAAGTGCAGAACAACAATATGCAAAGATCACCAAACCATTTGTCACTGGAG GGTGTGCATCAGAACTCTTCAGTTCCATCAAGTGCACCCTTTGCCGTCAGGCTTGGACCTGCTTCTAGCAGTGCAGCAGCACCACCTGTTTCAAGGGTCCCATCTGTGGACAATTCTGTTAAAAGAGATGTCTGCTCGTATCCTGCTCGTGCCTCTGTTGAATTCAGTCCCAAACATGAGTGTGTAAATAAACCGGTCAATCCAAATGACCAGAAAACACTAAAGGTTCGAATTAAAGTAGGTCCGGAGAGCACTTCAGTAAAAAAGAATGCTGAGATCTACAGTGGTCTTGGCCTTGATATGTCTCCTTCATCATCATTTGATGATAGCCCCGCTGAAAGTGGAGGGCTGTCTCCTGAATCTCGAAATTCTCCCGATGAATCTCCAACTATTATACTTCAG ATTATGACATCTTTTCCGGTCCCTGGTGGTCTCTTGCTATCGCCTCTTCGTGATAGTCTGCTTCGCTTATCAGAAAACGAAAAACTTCAAAGAGACGGTAGAAGTGGGCCCGAGTACAAGGGTAGCCAGGAAAGTTCTGGCGTGCTAGTGGACGATTCTTCTTCTGTAGTGGGGATTAGTGAAGTGGTGGGAGAAAGGAAAATTAAGTCAATGGAGAAAAATAATAGATCTTTGGAAGTGAAGAATGGGAGTGGTAAGGATTTTGGGAATGACATTACCTCTCttttgaagaaggaaatcgaCATTGAGACCACAGCTGGCAGGGAGCTTGTTTCTAATGCCTTGAAACTTTCACTTTTATCCAGCTCAAAATTTAGTATAGGAGACACAGCAAAAGGTGCGGTCAAGGCTCCTGATATTTCTAGGGTAGCTAATAAGGTTGTGGTGAAGGAGAAAGTATTCTCTTCTGACTTAGCGAAGGAGGAAGCCTTGGAGTCGGTGCCCAGCCAAGATGTGGATGTGGTTGATAAGCAGAGTGCAAAGATTAGTTCTGCAGACAAGGTATTGGACCTGAGGAAAGATAGGAGCAAAGGTAACAAGAGCTATGACATATGTGTAACTGAATCAGATGCTACCAAGGGGAGGAAAGATCTTGATGGTGGAATCACAGCTGCTCCAAAACAGAAGGTTGGGCAGAAAGCCACATCCCATGAGCAGGATGGAGTGAAGAGGCCCCATGTTAAGGAGCAGCTATCTTCCAgtggaaaaaagaaatcaaagggaAGCCAAAGTGATGGAACCCCTGCTGCAGAGTTCCCGAAGGAAAGCTTGAAGCTTGTTTCTTCTTCAGCATCAAAAGATAAGAAGAGAAATAGCCAAGCTGGTGATTACCCGTTGAAAAGTAAATCAGATGATGTTAAATCACGTAAAGACTTGGGCAAGACCATGGACAATCATAGGGATTCAATAAGTGAGTCGGTAGTGGAGAAAGCTGAGGATAGAGTAGATTCTTTGGAAATGCCTTTTAAAGACCGGCAGAATGACTCAAAGCCTGAGTTTTTTGATAAAGAGGCTCACACATTGTCAGACAAACCAAAACACAGATCAAGTGGTACAAAGGTGGGTAATCAATTGGCATCAGAGGCATATCCAAGGGCAACCCTGACAGTTGCTCCTTTAATGGAAAATAGGCCTGTTTCTGATGCAGTTCATCCACTTCCACCTTCTGTTGTTATAAAAGAAAATTGGGTTGGCTGTGATAAATGTCAAAAATGGCGTCTTCTACCGTTTGGCATGGAGCCCACAGTCCTTCCAGAGAAGTGGCTTTGCAGCATGCTTAATTGGCT GCCTGGAAAGAACCGGTGTGATATTAGCGAAGAAGAAACAACAAGAGCTCTGTATGCGGCATACCAAACCCCTGTCACCGAGGGTCAGAATAATATGCATAGTCAGCTTGATGCAGCTGCATCAGGAGTAACCTTGGATGAGGTCCAGCGTCTTGACCAAAACCACCATAATCTTAGTTTGCGGGCTCTGCCTAGCAGTGCAAAGAAGAGACATGGTTTGAAGGAAGTATCAAGTGCAGCTAACCACATGGGGTCCATTCACTTTTCAAGTTCTACAAAGAAGAATCAACAGCCGTCTGCCAAGAGTAGAAGCTTAAATGATGTGAACCAACTTCCTTTGGAATCCAATCTTGTGAACAAGCCCGTCTTCCAGCAATTAAGCAAGTCAGGTGACTTGGCTGTGGATAAACGCATGCATAAACAGAAAGAGAAGCAGAAGCTGCTTGAATCCTATTTGGATGGAG GTGTTTCCAAGCACTCAAAAacaaagagcaagagagaagctGATCAGAATGAATATAGATCTTCTAAGAAAGTGAAGACAGAAGGCATGTATTATACTGATGAAGAATGGAATTCTGACCTTGGGATTGCCCAGCCCTGCTCAAGTAGTGGTTTGCCAGCTAAGGCACCTGGAAAGGATCCGAACAAATTTAATGAGCACTTCTCTTTGAAGGATTCAAAGCATGAGGGCAAAGACAGTTTCCCTGTTTCTGCAAAGAAACTTAAGGATCGAGTTCAGAATTCTTTGGATGGAGGGGCTGCCCAGGATTTGGCAAAATCCAATAAAATGGATGCCGCTGCTAAGAAGAGGAAAGTGAAGGAGTGGCAGGAGAATCAGATTTATCTAGATCCAAGTAGTGGACATCACTTCCAGGACAGCAGGGGTTCTGTGAAGGAGGAGACCAGTGAAAGTGAACGCCCGAAGGAGAAGAAGGCCAAGGCTTCTAAGTCTGAGGCAAAGGAGTCCAGCACGAGTAAGGGGGATGGTAGAACAGACAAAAAGGGTCAGGTGACCAAAATCCTCTTGTCCGGAAGTAGAGATCAACCAGTTGATGGAGTGGAAGAAGGGGGCACATTTTGTATGGATAAGGGTGAACAACTGGGGCAATATCGAGGAGTAAAAAAAGGGTCTCAACGGAGCGTGGATGTTGTAGATTCATTAAAAAAGGATCTTGGATATGGACAGCCTTCCATGGCTACTACTTCCAGTTCTTCAAAAGTTTCGGGATCTCGTAAAACTAAAACCAACTTCCAGGAAGTGAGAGGTTCACCGGTAGAATCAGTTTCATCTTCTCCTTTGAGGTTTTCCAATCCAGAAAAGCTTATATCGGCAGGAAGAGATATGTTAGGAAAAGATGATGCAATGAACTGTGGTGTCTCTGTTATGGGTAGCCCAAGAAGATTCTCTGATGGGGAAGGGGATGGTGGGAGTGATCGGTCTGGTATGGTAAGGAAGGAGAAAACTTTTTCTGTGTTACATCATGGAGCCCTGGAGTCTCCTGTTCTGGATTATCAGGACAAGGAAGCTGATCACACATTTATTGGAAAAGGGAACATGCAGGTTGAATCTTCTTCTGAATTTGAaaacacccatttggtgaaTGGTGATGCTCGTACCACAGATAGGCATAACCGATATCAGAATGATCCATGGGCCAAGGACCATGACCCCAATGAGGAGAGGGTAAACAACGGTCATTACCGTGTTAATGGTTCTCTTCCTCGGAAGTCTGGGATGGGGTCCTCGTCACGGTCTAAAGAGAAGCACAGAAGTTCCAAGTCTGGTTTTGATAAGGGTAAGGTCAAGCTCTCTGATTCATTCAGCGAGCAGGAAGACATGTATGCAATGAAGAGCTCGAGGTATGAGGCAGAGACTGAATCTCATGACCGTTCTCCTTATCATCAAGAAATAAGGGAAGGGAAATACAGCTTTCAGGATAAATGTGCTGCAAAGTCTAATAAGAATGAGAAGACTTACTCGGGTAAGAAAGATTCTGTAGGGAAATGGTCAAGTGAAAGCAGTAGAAGAGAAAATCAATCGAAACTTGGGGGACATGAGGGTGCTGATGTGAAATTGGGTGCCACTTGCAGCAAGGATGGGAAATCCAACGCACAGCAAAATATACTGCAGGGTCGTGAGGGTGAGAGGTCCTCTAGTCGGTTTCTTTCAGACAAAAATGATAAGATGGATGTAGCATCGGGGAGAGGGAAGTCGCAATTCTTCCCACATTCTGTGGATAAACAGGAAACACAGACTCGATGTCCCCGAACAATGCCAGTAGGTGCATCTGATGGTTTGCTTGTTGATGCTtctggtagtggtggtgatgcatTGAAAGTTTCAAGTCACCCTAGGAAGCCTGATAACCATAATGGAGCTAGTCATAGTAATTTGAGACATCCTACACCCAATGGTCTTGTCGGGGTCAGGGATCTCAATGCTCCAAGTCCAGCTAGAAGGGATTCCTCTGGTCAGGCTGCTGCTAATACTGCGTTGAAGGAAGCCAAAGCTCTAAAACACTCTGCTGATCGTCTCAAG GATCCTGGCTCAGAACTTGAAAGGACTGGGCTATACTTTGAGGCGGCTTTAAAGTTTCTTTATGGTGCCTCACTTTTAGAACCTTTTAGCAATGAGGCTACCAGATCCAAGAATGTGTACGGTGAAACTGCCATGCTATGCGG